In Candidatus Promineifilum breve, one genomic interval encodes:
- a CDS encoding lysylphosphatidylglycerol synthase transmembrane domain-containing protein, with protein MGKFVRANRKKLLGLSQIALSILLLVWLFGHVSLQEVVQTLASIHWGWYALAFLLFQINVVIRAYRWYVLLRALNDEPKFGYLVYLYYIGFFANNFIPSGFGGDLVKVVSLRQSHGRGAEALSSVLMERVTGLVGSSLIALVALLWNLAAHALTLDLPWFLWALIVVTALGIPVAFFIARWSNPIGLINRLYPKATGLPFYAKFENLVNTIHRYPVRALISSLLISLPFTLNLILVQVTIAWALGIHLPFRIFALFVPIIAIINLLPITFNGLGLREGIYTFLFVPVGVPAATAVSMSLAFYFLRFSAGLLGGLMYAFRSILSFARPPEAHEV; from the coding sequence ATGGGCAAGTTCGTTCGCGCCAACCGCAAGAAGTTGCTTGGCCTTTCTCAAATCGCGCTCAGCATCCTGCTCCTGGTGTGGCTCTTCGGCCACGTCAGCTTGCAGGAAGTGGTGCAGACGCTGGCCAGTATCCATTGGGGTTGGTACGCGCTGGCCTTCCTGCTGTTCCAGATCAATGTCGTCATCCGCGCCTACCGCTGGTACGTGCTGCTGCGCGCCCTCAACGACGAACCCAAGTTCGGCTATCTGGTCTATCTCTATTACATCGGCTTCTTCGCCAACAACTTCATCCCGTCGGGCTTCGGCGGCGATCTGGTGAAGGTCGTCAGCCTGCGCCAGAGCCACGGCCGCGGCGCGGAAGCCCTCAGTTCGGTGCTCATGGAGCGCGTCACCGGGCTGGTCGGCTCGTCGCTCATCGCCCTTGTCGCCTTGCTGTGGAATCTGGCGGCCCATGCCTTGACGCTCGATCTGCCCTGGTTCCTGTGGGCGCTCATCGTCGTCACCGCGTTGGGTATCCCGGTGGCCTTCTTCATCGCCCGCTGGTCGAATCCCATCGGCCTGATCAACCGCCTCTACCCCAAGGCAACCGGCCTGCCTTTCTACGCCAAGTTCGAGAACCTGGTCAACACGATTCACCGCTACCCCGTGCGGGCGCTGATCTCGTCGCTGCTCATCAGTCTGCCGTTCACGCTCAACCTGATCCTGGTGCAGGTGACCATCGCCTGGGCGTTGGGCATCCACCTGCCCTTCCGCATCTTCGCCCTGTTCGTGCCCATCATCGCCATCATCAACCTGCTGCCCATCACCTTCAACGGGCTGGGGCTGCGCGAGGGCATCTATACGTTCCTGTTCGTGCCCGTGGGCGTGCCCGCGGCCACGGCCGTGTCCATGTCGCTGGCCTTCTACTTCCTGCGTTTCAGCGCCGGGCTGCTGGGCGGCCTCATGTACGCCTTCCGCAGTATCCTCAGCTTCGCCCGCCCGCCGGAGGCCCACGAAGTGTAA
- a CDS encoding helix-turn-helix domain-containing protein: protein MEIKPIRNEVDYKEAMAELDRLWGAEPNTPEGDKLDILVTLIEAYEGETDPIGPPDPIEALFHFLERQELTPRALVPYIGNEGEVMAVLERRLPLSLDMIRRLHAGLDIPADVLIQTYQLETA from the coding sequence ATGGAAATTAAACCCATCCGAAACGAAGTAGATTATAAAGAGGCAATGGCCGAATTGGATCGACTTTGGGGCGCGGAACCAAATACTCCGGAAGGTGACAAACTGGATATTTTGGTCACCCTAATCGAAGCCTATGAAGGGGAAACCGATCCGATTGGTCCGCCCGATCCGATCGAAGCCCTTTTTCACTTTCTAGAACGTCAGGAGCTAACGCCGCGCGCCCTTGTTCCGTATATCGGCAACGAAGGAGAAGTGATGGCCGTTTTAGAGCGGCGCCTGCCTCTATCTCTCGACATGATCCGTCGATTACACGCAGGACTTGACATTCCGGCCGACGTACTCATCCAAACATACCAGTTGGAAACAGCCTAA
- a CDS encoding BrnA antitoxin family protein, translated as MNENDIKKPSETNLDRFDELTDEMIDTSDIPPLSDAFFKRASWRLPKPLVAITLQVEPEVLAWFKEQGDEWERRATAALRIYAEAHQEPA; from the coding sequence ATGAACGAGAACGATATCAAGAAGCCTTCCGAGACGAATTTGGATCGGTTTGACGAACTGACGGATGAGATGATCGACACGTCGGACATTCCCCCGTTGTCTGATGCATTCTTCAAGCGCGCCAGTTGGCGATTGCCAAAGCCGCTGGTAGCAATAACATTGCAGGTTGAACCCGAAGTGTTAGCCTGGTTCAAAGAGCAAGGGGACGAGTGGGAACGGCGTGCTACAGCAGCGTTGCGTATCTATGCTGAAGCGCACCAGGAACCAGCGTAA
- a CDS encoding alkaline phosphatase family protein — translation MSQPKVAVFGLDGITFDLLQPWLDEGRLPNLARLLKEGARGRLRSTIPPVSASAWPSFATGTNPGQHSLIDFTYPAPDGYDIRVSNGLTVAVPAVWQIASAAGKQVGVVSLPMTYPPRPLNGFMLCSFLTPSPESDYTYPPELKGELIDACGPFPLRMSEKGRGVDPAIFVRACKQLEIDRARSVQYLLREKPWDLFIYVLETTDNLQHEIWHLVDDTHPLHDPATAARVLPDILDYYETVDRLLGEMLALVPEEALTIVLSDHGFGPFHKFFHINNWLAANGWLAFKRTPLSLLKRAAFRLGVTPINALKWLTAFGLSDARKNVKRGRGGKTLRRFFLSFNDVDWARTKAFSVGNFGQVYLNVKGQRPDGAVEPADYEAVRDAIIAQAKELRDPEDGSQVVPVVYRREEVFHGISAARLPDLVLHTDRAKYVSFGHADFGSNHIIEPSTGQTGHHHMEGVIGLRGPGVRPGAKLEGASLLDPTPTILHYLGLPVPQYMDGRVLTAAFTDAFNAANPVVYSQAGPGDGVGSDALYTDAEEELVMQKLRDLGYVA, via the coding sequence ATGTCCCAACCCAAAGTCGCCGTCTTCGGTCTCGACGGCATCACCTTTGATTTATTGCAGCCCTGGCTCGACGAGGGCCGGCTGCCCAACCTGGCCCGGCTGCTGAAGGAAGGCGCGCGCGGCCGTCTGCGCTCCACCATTCCGCCCGTCTCGGCTTCGGCCTGGCCCAGTTTCGCCACGGGCACCAACCCCGGCCAGCACAGTCTGATCGACTTCACCTACCCCGCCCCGGACGGGTACGACATCCGCGTCTCCAACGGCCTGACCGTGGCCGTGCCCGCCGTGTGGCAGATCGCCTCGGCCGCGGGAAAACAGGTGGGCGTCGTCAGCCTGCCGATGACCTACCCGCCCCGGCCGCTGAACGGCTTCATGCTCTGCTCCTTCCTGACCCCCAGCCCGGAGAGCGACTATACCTATCCGCCGGAGTTGAAGGGGGAGTTGATCGACGCCTGCGGCCCGTTTCCCTTGCGCATGTCGGAGAAAGGGCGCGGCGTCGATCCGGCCATCTTCGTCCGCGCCTGCAAGCAACTGGAGATCGACCGGGCGCGCTCGGTGCAGTACCTGTTGCGCGAGAAGCCGTGGGATCTGTTCATCTACGTGCTGGAGACGACCGACAACCTGCAACATGAGATCTGGCATCTGGTGGACGACACGCACCCGCTGCACGACCCGGCCACGGCCGCCCGCGTGCTGCCCGACATCCTGGACTATTACGAGACCGTCGACCGGTTGCTGGGCGAGATGCTGGCCCTCGTGCCGGAGGAGGCGCTCACAATCGTCCTGTCCGACCACGGCTTCGGCCCGTTCCACAAATTCTTCCACATCAACAATTGGCTGGCGGCCAACGGCTGGCTGGCCTTCAAGCGCACGCCGCTCAGCCTGCTGAAGCGGGCCGCTTTTCGGCTGGGCGTCACGCCGATCAACGCTCTCAAGTGGCTGACGGCCTTCGGCCTGAGCGACGCGCGCAAGAACGTGAAGCGCGGCCGGGGCGGCAAGACATTGCGGCGCTTCTTCCTGTCCTTCAACGACGTGGATTGGGCGCGGACGAAGGCGTTCTCCGTCGGCAACTTCGGCCAGGTGTACCTGAACGTGAAGGGGCAGCGGCCGGATGGCGCGGTTGAGCCGGCCGACTACGAGGCCGTGCGCGACGCCATCATCGCCCAGGCGAAAGAGCTACGCGACCCGGAAGACGGCAGCCAGGTTGTGCCCGTCGTCTACCGGCGCGAGGAGGTGTTCCACGGCATCAGCGCCGCCCGCCTGCCCGATCTGGTGCTCCACACCGACCGGGCCAAATACGTCTCCTTCGGCCACGCCGACTTCGGCTCCAACCACATCATCGAGCCAAGCACCGGCCAGACCGGCCACCATCACATGGAGGGGGTCATTGGGTTGCGCGGGCCGGGCGTGCGCCCCGGGGCCAAGCTGGAGGGGGCCAGCCTGCTCGATCCGACGCCGACAATCCTGCACTATCTGGGCCTACCTGTGCCGCAATACATGGACGGCCGCGTCCTGACCGCCGCCTTCACCGACGCGTTCAACGCCGCCAATCCGGTCGTCTATAGCCAGGCCGGGCCGGGCGATGGGGTCGGCAGCGATGCGCTCTATACCGATGCTGAAGAGGAGTTGGTGATGCAGAAATTGCGCGATTTGGGGTACGTGGCCTGA
- a CDS encoding glycosyltransferase family 2 protein translates to MTTALPHPESIDLSLVIPVYNEEDNLRPLAEEIRAALGSTGLDYEALFIDDGSKDGSFACLQELAAEDDHIVAIRFRRNYGQTAAFAAGFDHARGRVIVTLDADRQNDPADIPRLLAELDKGYDVVNGWRENRQDNLVRRFPSRVANWLIAETSGVRLRDRGCSLRAFRAEVVRDLHLYGELHRFIPELVSFGGFSMSEVPVNHRARVAGASKYGLSRTFRVILDLFTIHFLRKYGDRPMQLFGRWGIILFALGALVGGYLTGLKLWAGITGGMAGFNAMTIGDRPLLLLAVLLVILGVQFIVMGLIAELTVRTYYETQDLRVYRVRQIIGRDSLE, encoded by the coding sequence TTGACCACAGCCTTACCCCATCCTGAATCAATTGATCTGAGCCTCGTCATCCCCGTCTACAACGAGGAAGACAACCTGCGCCCGCTGGCCGAGGAGATTCGCGCCGCGCTGGGCAGTACGGGCCTCGATTATGAAGCCCTGTTCATCGACGACGGCAGCAAGGACGGTAGCTTCGCCTGCCTGCAAGAGCTGGCCGCCGAAGATGACCACATCGTCGCCATCCGCTTCCGCCGCAACTACGGCCAGACGGCAGCCTTCGCCGCCGGCTTCGACCATGCCCGCGGCCGGGTCATCGTCACCCTCGACGCCGACCGCCAGAACGACCCGGCCGACATCCCCCGGCTGCTGGCCGAACTGGACAAGGGGTACGACGTGGTCAACGGCTGGCGCGAGAACCGGCAGGACAACCTCGTGCGCCGCTTCCCGTCGCGGGTCGCCAACTGGCTCATCGCCGAGACCAGCGGTGTGCGGCTGCGCGACCGGGGCTGCTCCTTGCGCGCCTTCCGCGCCGAGGTCGTCCGCGATCTGCATCTCTACGGCGAACTGCACCGCTTCATCCCCGAACTGGTCAGCTTCGGCGGCTTCAGCATGTCGGAGGTGCCGGTCAACCACCGGGCGCGGGTGGCCGGGGCGTCGAAATACGGCCTGTCGCGCACCTTCCGCGTCATCCTCGACCTGTTCACCATCCACTTCCTGCGCAAATACGGCGACCGGCCAATGCAACTATTCGGCCGCTGGGGGATCATCCTGTTCGCTCTCGGCGCGCTCGTCGGCGGCTATCTGACCGGGCTGAAGCTGTGGGCGGGCATCACCGGCGGCATGGCCGGTTTCAACGCCATGACCATCGGCGACCGGCCTCTGCTGCTGCTGGCGGTCTTGCTGGTTATCCTCGGCGTACAGTTCATCGTGATGGGGCTTATCGCCGAACTGACCGTGCGCACCTATTATGAGACCCAGGACCTGAGGGTATATCGGGTGCGACAGATCATCGGAAGGGATTCTCTGGAATAA
- a CDS encoding DUF5946 family protein yields the protein MGYKNKGNTNLNTQCPECGALHDAGRTCRDDFHQMLFWENERPELGEVHHLMVLCYHLQHPSLYSAEGLAYARGLLADFIERGLSPADVRRRNREQVASGNRSWSVTARPGNQGAYERPIDWTMTAVDIVEGGAEAYCANVRALARTIYEALTQ from the coding sequence TTGGGGTACAAAAATAAGGGCAATACGAATTTGAACACGCAATGCCCAGAATGCGGCGCACTCCACGACGCCGGTCGGACTTGCCGGGACGACTTCCACCAGATGCTCTTCTGGGAGAACGAGCGGCCGGAACTGGGGGAAGTCCACCATCTCATGGTGCTATGCTACCATTTGCAGCACCCCAGCCTCTATTCGGCCGAGGGGCTGGCCTACGCGCGAGGGCTGCTGGCTGATTTCATCGAGCGCGGGCTGAGTCCGGCGGACGTTCGCCGCCGCAATCGCGAGCAAGTCGCGTCGGGCAATCGCTCGTGGTCGGTCACCGCCCGACCGGGCAATCAGGGCGCGTATGAGCGGCCGATCGATTGGACGATGACGGCGGTGGATATAGTAGAAGGAGGAGCGGAGGCGTATTGCGCCAATGTACGGGCTTTGGCACGCACAATCTATGAGGCTCTAACGCAATAA
- a CDS encoding DUF2442 domain-containing protein, which produces MMLPRINGVRHLHDYVLHLIFANGEEADLDLAGRVRGRGGVFKPLEDIAFFAQVAVDPEAHTLVWPNGVDLDPDGLYSEATGTPLPIPTV; this is translated from the coding sequence ATGATGTTGCCCAGGATTAACGGCGTCCGCCATCTGCATGATTATGTTCTGCACCTAATATTTGCCAATGGAGAGGAGGCAGACCTTGATTTGGCAGGACGAGTGCGGGGTCGAGGTGGTGTTTTCAAGCCGTTGGAAGACATTGCTTTCTTCGCTCAGGTTGCGGTTGACCCAGAGGCGCATACATTGGTTTGGCCGAACGGCGTCGACCTCGATCCCGATGGACTCTATAGTGAGGCAACGGGGACCCCACTGCCGATTCCAACGGTCTAA
- a CDS encoding sensor histidine kinase: MPRTLRSRLLWSYVAVILAALLIVGVALIAFSSVSDARLLPSLERLSAISRTNQRELLQLWESGAGGDELQGLLFTTSEQADVRILVVDTEAEQIVFDTNTGDDWVGDELTSIERPQSLVLTNGGRDSIFGSFVHTNGSRWLVFAEPHPALGRALIFYAQAEPTAGEFFNEYFLRPLVYAGGLALLLALLLALIIARSVARPLGTMAGAAEAIARGDYDQRVPPQGPDEVQRVAGSFNSMAAQVKATQQAQRDFVANVSHDLKTPLTAISGWSQALLDGAAEAPDERQRAAETIYNEAGRMERMVNELLDLARMESGQLQLKMRPVDLSQLLTDVHHSQLPRARAKDIELTLDAAIPLPTMGDPDRLTQIFTNLADNALAYTPAGGRVHLATRVAGGSVEGIVTDSGPGIPAEELPRVFERFYRLEKSRARGENGRGSGLGLAIVYELVTAHGGQISVSSEVGRGSAFIVRLPGNPQT, translated from the coding sequence ATGCCGCGCACACTTCGCAGTCGTCTCTTGTGGTCCTACGTGGCGGTCATCCTGGCCGCGTTACTCATCGTGGGCGTGGCCCTGATCGCCTTCTCGTCCGTCTCCGACGCCCGCCTGCTGCCATCGCTGGAGCGTCTGTCGGCCATCAGCCGCACCAACCAGCGCGAACTGCTCCAGCTATGGGAATCAGGCGCGGGCGGCGACGAACTGCAAGGCTTGCTGTTCACCACCTCGGAGCAGGCCGACGTGCGCATCCTGGTTGTCGATACCGAAGCGGAACAGATCGTCTTCGATACCAACACCGGCGACGATTGGGTGGGCGATGAATTGACGAGCATCGAGCGACCGCAGAGCCTCGTCCTGACCAACGGCGGCCGCGACAGCATCTTCGGCTCCTTCGTCCATACCAACGGCTCCCGCTGGCTTGTCTTCGCCGAGCCGCACCCCGCCCTGGGCCGCGCCCTCATCTTCTATGCTCAGGCGGAGCCGACGGCGGGCGAGTTCTTCAACGAGTATTTCCTGCGGCCACTGGTCTACGCCGGGGGGTTGGCCCTGCTGCTGGCCTTGTTGCTGGCCCTGATCATCGCCCGTTCCGTAGCCCGACCGCTGGGCACGATGGCCGGCGCGGCCGAGGCTATCGCCCGCGGCGACTATGACCAGCGCGTGCCGCCCCAAGGCCCGGATGAGGTACAGCGCGTGGCCGGCAGCTTCAACAGCATGGCCGCCCAGGTGAAGGCCACCCAACAGGCCCAGCGCGATTTCGTGGCCAATGTCTCCCACGACCTGAAGACGCCACTGACGGCCATCAGCGGCTGGAGCCAGGCGTTGCTCGACGGCGCGGCCGAGGCCCCCGACGAGCGCCAGCGAGCGGCCGAGACGATCTATAATGAAGCGGGGCGCATGGAGCGGATGGTCAACGAGTTGCTCGATCTGGCGCGCATGGAGTCGGGTCAATTGCAACTCAAGATGCGCCCGGTCGATCTGAGCCAGCTCCTGACCGACGTGCACCACAGCCAACTGCCGCGGGCGCGGGCCAAGGATATCGAACTGACGCTGGACGCCGCCATACCGCTGCCGACGATGGGTGACCCCGACCGGCTGACCCAAATCTTCACCAATCTGGCCGATAACGCACTGGCCTATACCCCGGCCGGCGGCCGGGTGCATCTGGCGACGCGGGTCGCGGGCGGGTCAGTGGAAGGCATTGTCACCGACAGCGGCCCCGGCATCCCGGCCGAGGAGTTGCCGCGCGTGTTCGAGCGCTTCTACCGGCTGGAGAAGTCGCGGGCGCGGGGCGAGAACGGCCGCGGCTCCGGCCTGGGGCTGGCGATTGTCTACGAACTCGTCACGGCCCACGGCGGGCAGATCAGTGTGTCCAGCGAGGTGGGGCGGGGTTCGGCCTTCATCGTCCGGTTGCCGGGCAATCCCCAGACCTGA
- a CDS encoding BrnT family toxin codes for MRIEWDQRKNRANVRKHQLDFADAWKVFLRPLLVALDERSGLEFPEDRLIGIGMLDETRNVVIVFTELNEDVIRVISLRKALAHERERYQEAFRDEFGSV; via the coding sequence ATGCGAATCGAGTGGGATCAGCGGAAGAATCGCGCCAATGTTCGCAAACACCAACTCGATTTTGCGGATGCTTGGAAAGTTTTCCTGCGACCGTTGCTCGTGGCGCTAGACGAACGCAGCGGTCTCGAGTTTCCAGAAGATAGATTGATTGGTATTGGCATGTTGGATGAAACACGAAACGTCGTCATAGTCTTTACCGAACTCAATGAAGATGTCATTCGCGTCATCTCCTTAAGAAAAGCTTTAGCCCATGAACGAGAACGATATCAAGAAGCCTTCCGAGACGAATTTGGATCGGTTTGA
- a CDS encoding type II toxin-antitoxin system HigB family toxin, translating into MRIIALRTLREFWQNHPDIEQSLKNWHATAKAANWTSPADVVTDYRSASIIANNRIVFNIHGNRYRLITAVDYRRGIVYIRFIGTHRDYDKIDARTI; encoded by the coding sequence ATGAGAATCATTGCACTCCGAACATTGCGAGAGTTTTGGCAAAACCATCCCGATATCGAACAATCGCTAAAAAACTGGCATGCAACAGCCAAAGCCGCAAATTGGACGTCTCCGGCAGATGTGGTAACGGACTATAGAAGTGCCAGCATAATTGCAAACAACCGCATTGTTTTTAATATTCATGGTAATCGCTATCGTCTAATCACAGCGGTTGACTACCGACGCGGTATCGTTTACATTCGATTCATTGGAACACATCGCGACTACGACAAGATAGACGCGCGTACGATCTAA
- a CDS encoding quinone oxidoreductase family protein yields the protein MRAIRITEPGNPDVMRLEEMELPEPGPGEARVALACTGVNFIDTYQRSGQYKMDLPFIPGSEGGGKIDAVGPDVTAFAPGDLVAFASSPGTYAEYAVVPVSKLVPVPPGVNLMTATAAMLQGMTAHYLTHDTYPIRPGDTVLIHAAGGGTGLLLVQMAKMRGARVLGTVSTEEKEMLAREAGADEIIRYTEQDFAGEVKRLTNGRGVNAVYDSVGRDTFLKSLSCLRPRGYLVLFGQSSGAVEPFDPQLLNKAGSVYLTRPTLGHYTQNGDELRRRAGDVLAWVVDGRLSVRIDKTFPLEEAAEAHRYMESRQSKGKVLLGTQLGRTMKIEQLDQAMDRQDLVDKAGWDSFPASDPPTNY from the coding sequence ATGAGAGCAATACGTATCACCGAACCAGGCAACCCCGACGTTATGCGTCTGGAAGAGATGGAGCTGCCCGAACCCGGGCCGGGCGAGGCGCGGGTGGCGCTGGCCTGCACCGGCGTCAACTTTATCGACACCTACCAGCGCAGCGGCCAATACAAGATGGATTTGCCCTTCATCCCCGGCAGCGAGGGCGGCGGCAAAATCGACGCCGTGGGGCCGGACGTGACGGCGTTCGCGCCCGGCGATCTGGTGGCCTTCGCCTCCAGCCCCGGCACGTATGCGGAATACGCGGTCGTGCCCGTGTCCAAGCTCGTCCCGGTTCCGCCCGGCGTCAATTTGATGACGGCCACGGCGGCCATGTTGCAAGGGATGACGGCCCACTATCTGACCCACGACACCTATCCCATCCGGCCCGGCGATACCGTGCTGATCCATGCCGCCGGCGGTGGGACCGGCCTGCTGCTGGTTCAGATGGCTAAGATGCGCGGGGCGCGGGTGCTGGGAACAGTGTCTACCGAGGAGAAGGAGATGCTGGCCCGCGAGGCCGGCGCGGATGAGATCATTCGCTACACCGAGCAGGACTTCGCCGGCGAGGTGAAGCGCCTGACCAACGGCCGCGGCGTCAATGCCGTCTATGATTCCGTTGGCCGCGACACCTTCCTCAAGAGCTTGAGTTGCCTGCGACCGCGCGGCTATCTGGTGCTGTTCGGCCAGTCGAGCGGCGCGGTGGAGCCGTTCGATCCCCAACTGCTCAATAAGGCCGGCTCGGTCTACCTGACGCGGCCCACGCTGGGCCACTATACCCAAAATGGCGATGAGCTTCGGCGGCGGGCCGGCGACGTGTTGGCCTGGGTCGTCGATGGCCGCCTGTCGGTGCGCATCGACAAGACCTTCCCGCTGGAGGAAGCGGCCGAGGCCCACCGATACATGGAAAGTCGCCAGAGCAAGGGCAAGGTGCTGCTGGGCACGCAATTGGGCCGGACGATGAAGATCGAGCAGTTGGATCAGGCGATGGATCGTCAGGATTTGGTGGACAAGGCCGGCTGGGACTCGTTTCCGGCCAGCGACCCGCCGACGAACTATTAA